A genomic segment from Dietzia psychralcaliphila encodes:
- a CDS encoding cobyric acid synthase, which yields MAASLLVAGTTSDAGKSVVVTALCRAFARRGIRVAPFKAQNMSNNSMVVPGPAGFGEIGRAQWIQALAARAEPEVAMNPVLLKPGGDRRSHVVVMGRPAGSVSSRDFVDGRAHLAAAAHAAYDDLADRVDLVLCEGAGSPAEINLRAGDYVNMGLARHADMPVVVVGDIDRGGVFAAMYGTVALLDAADQRLVAGFVVNKFRGDPSLLEPGLDHLEQLTGRRVHGVLPWSPDVWLDSEDALDLAGRRADPGRSLRVAVIRLPRISNFTDVDALGLEPDVDVEFVTDPRTVRGADLVVLPGTRATIDDLAWLRSRGLDRAVIDHARAGGSVFGICGGFQMLGRLVRDPEGVEGSEGTEVEGLGLLDVETEFGAEKVLRLPTGTALGHPAAGYEIHHGRIGLGADEEFLGGARRGGVAGTMWHGSLESDGFRQAYLAEVAGRVGRTREPSGVDFAAARERRLDLLGDLAEEHLDLDALLELARDGAPDLPALQPGAGR from the coding sequence ATGGCAGCCTCCCTCCTCGTCGCCGGCACCACGTCGGATGCCGGGAAGAGCGTGGTGGTGACCGCACTGTGCCGGGCGTTCGCCCGGCGGGGTATCCGGGTGGCGCCGTTCAAGGCACAGAACATGTCCAACAACTCGATGGTCGTCCCGGGGCCGGCAGGGTTCGGGGAGATCGGGCGCGCGCAGTGGATCCAGGCGCTCGCGGCGCGTGCCGAGCCCGAGGTGGCCATGAACCCGGTGCTGCTCAAACCGGGCGGCGACCGGCGTAGCCATGTGGTGGTGATGGGCCGACCCGCCGGGTCGGTCTCGTCCCGGGACTTCGTCGACGGCCGCGCGCACCTCGCTGCCGCCGCCCACGCCGCGTACGACGACCTGGCCGACCGGGTCGACCTGGTGCTGTGCGAGGGCGCGGGCAGCCCCGCCGAGATCAACCTCCGAGCCGGCGACTACGTCAACATGGGACTCGCGCGGCACGCCGACATGCCGGTGGTCGTGGTGGGCGACATCGACCGCGGGGGAGTATTCGCCGCGATGTACGGCACGGTGGCGCTGCTGGACGCCGCCGACCAACGGCTCGTGGCCGGCTTCGTCGTCAACAAGTTCCGCGGTGACCCGTCGCTCCTCGAACCCGGGCTCGACCACCTCGAGCAACTCACGGGTCGGCGGGTCCACGGGGTGCTTCCCTGGAGCCCCGACGTGTGGCTGGACTCCGAGGACGCGCTGGACCTGGCGGGCCGCCGCGCCGACCCCGGGCGTTCCCTCCGGGTCGCCGTGATCCGGCTTCCGCGGATCAGCAACTTCACCGACGTCGACGCCCTGGGGCTGGAGCCGGACGTCGACGTGGAGTTCGTCACCGACCCCCGGACCGTCCGGGGTGCGGACCTGGTGGTCCTGCCCGGCACGCGCGCGACCATCGACGACCTGGCATGGCTTCGCTCCCGCGGCCTCGACCGCGCAGTGATCGATCACGCCCGCGCCGGGGGATCGGTGTTCGGGATCTGCGGCGGGTTCCAGATGCTCGGGCGCCTCGTGCGCGACCCGGAGGGGGTCGAGGGGTCCGAGGGTACGGAGGTCGAGGGCCTCGGACTGCTGGACGTGGAGACGGAGTTCGGCGCGGAGAAGGTCCTCCGCCTGCCGACGGGGACGGCCCTCGGACACCCGGCCGCCGGATACGAGATCCACCACGGACGGATCGGCCTCGGCGCGGACGAGGAGTTCCTCGGGGGCGCGCGACGCGGCGGCGTGGCGGGCACGATGTGGCACGGCAGCCTGGAATCGGATGGGTTCCGCCAGGCCTACCTCGCCGAGGTGGCGGGCCGTGTGGGGCGTACGCGGGAACCCTCGGGGGTCGACTTCGCGGCCGCACGCGAGCGTCGCCTGGACCTGCTGGGGGATCTGGCGGAGGAGCACCTCGACCTGGACGCGCTGCTGGAGCTGGCCCGGGACGGCGCGCCGGACCTGCCGGCCCTGCAGCCGGGAGCGGGACGATGA
- a CDS encoding cobyrinate a,c-diamide synthase gives MTASSSGSRTELPRLIVAAPASGHGKTTVATGLMAALRRRGLTVSGHKVGPDYIDPGYHELATGRPGRNLDPHLVGEDRIVPLLLHGAQAAPRPADVAVIEGVMGLYDGQIGGDGFSSTAHVAGLTDTPVLLVVDISHASRSIAAVVLGMATFDPTVRIGGVILNKAGSLRHSDEVRRALEPLGIPVLGVLSRDDDVTAPSRHLGLVPAAERPGAASSLDHLAGRIAASVDLDAVMRLAHAAPPLRGSAWSAEEALVGGLPDSGPPALALSGPRRPVVAVAGGRAFTFRYAETVELLHSAGCDVAVFDPLADSALPEGTAGIYLGGGFPEVHAAGLAANRPMLTALRTALGAGVPTVAECAGLLYLCRTLDEAPMIGAVPADAAMSPRLTLGYRRVTARSTNLLAAAGTEVTGHEFHRTTVTPGAGHSSAGIGGAEMSGAGMRGAWTGPERDEGFATDTLHASYLHTHWAGHPSLAARFAAAVTRHAAGATATSVAGPRTDGDTDRMSAVVDIRSV, from the coding sequence GTGACCGCCTCGTCCAGCGGGTCGCGCACCGAGCTGCCCCGGTTGATCGTGGCCGCCCCGGCGTCGGGTCACGGCAAGACCACCGTCGCCACCGGGCTCATGGCGGCGCTGCGCCGGAGGGGCCTCACGGTCTCCGGCCACAAGGTGGGACCGGACTACATCGACCCCGGCTACCACGAGCTCGCCACCGGGCGGCCGGGCCGCAATCTGGACCCACACCTGGTCGGCGAGGACAGAATCGTTCCCCTCCTGCTGCACGGCGCTCAGGCCGCGCCGCGCCCGGCCGACGTCGCCGTGATCGAGGGCGTGATGGGCCTGTACGACGGCCAGATCGGGGGCGACGGCTTCTCCTCCACCGCCCACGTCGCCGGCCTCACCGACACCCCGGTACTGCTCGTGGTGGACATCTCTCACGCCTCGCGCAGCATCGCGGCCGTGGTCCTGGGGATGGCCACGTTCGACCCCACCGTCCGGATCGGCGGCGTGATCCTCAACAAGGCCGGATCCCTCCGGCACTCCGACGAGGTCCGCCGGGCCCTCGAGCCGCTGGGGATCCCCGTGCTCGGGGTACTCAGTCGCGACGACGACGTCACGGCGCCGTCCCGCCACCTCGGGCTGGTCCCGGCGGCCGAGCGACCGGGGGCCGCCAGCAGCCTCGACCACCTCGCCGGCCGCATCGCCGCCTCCGTGGACCTGGACGCGGTGATGCGGCTCGCCCACGCGGCGCCGCCGCTGCGGGGTTCGGCGTGGTCCGCGGAGGAGGCGCTGGTGGGGGGCCTGCCCGACTCGGGACCGCCGGCACTGGCGTTGTCCGGGCCCCGGCGGCCGGTCGTCGCCGTGGCGGGGGGACGCGCCTTCACGTTCCGCTACGCCGAGACCGTCGAGCTACTCCACAGCGCGGGCTGCGACGTGGCGGTGTTCGACCCCCTCGCCGACTCCGCACTTCCCGAGGGAACTGCGGGGATCTACCTCGGCGGGGGGTTCCCTGAGGTGCACGCCGCGGGGTTGGCCGCCAACCGGCCGATGCTCACGGCCCTGCGGACCGCCCTCGGCGCCGGCGTGCCGACGGTGGCCGAGTGCGCGGGCCTGCTCTACCTCTGTCGCACCCTCGACGAGGCCCCGATGATCGGTGCGGTCCCGGCGGACGCGGCAATGTCCCCCCGGCTCACGCTCGGCTACCGTCGCGTCACCGCGCGGAGCACGAATCTCCTGGCGGCGGCGGGCACCGAGGTCACCGGCCACGAGTTCCACCGCACCACCGTCACCCCCGGCGCCGGACACTCCTCGGCGGGAATAGGCGGCGCGGAAATGAGCGGGGCGGGGATGCGCGGGGCGTGGACGGGACCCGAGCGCGACGAGGGCTTCGCGACCGACACCCTGCACGCGTCGTACCTCCACACCCACTGGGCCGGGCACCCGTCGCTCGCGGCGCGCTTCGCGGCGGCGGTCACCCGGCACGCCGCCGGGGCGACGGCGACGTCCGTCGCGGGACCGCGTACCGACGGCGATACGGACCGCATGTCGGCGGTTGTCGACATACGGTCCGTATGA
- a CDS encoding cobalt-precorrin-6A reductase — protein sequence MILVLGGTAEARELAVLLQDAGHEFTSSLAGRVARPRLPVGEVRIGGFGGAEGLCDHLAAHGVRAVVDATHPFAAGISANAAAACSETGVPLLRLERPGWSTAPGADRWHWVSGHDEAASTAAELGDRPFLTIGRQSLGRFTGPLAGHEALVRVVDPPDRAIPARWRLLLDRGPYSADGERGLFTGHAADVLVTKDSGGSFTWPKMAVAAELGLPVVVVSRPGAAPGVEVVVDAVAAAEWVSALS from the coding sequence ATGATCCTCGTGCTGGGCGGGACCGCCGAGGCCCGCGAGCTGGCCGTGCTGTTGCAGGACGCAGGTCACGAGTTCACCTCGTCCCTGGCGGGGCGGGTGGCGCGCCCACGACTGCCCGTGGGCGAGGTCCGTATCGGCGGTTTCGGCGGGGCCGAGGGGCTCTGCGACCACCTCGCTGCACACGGTGTGCGGGCGGTCGTGGACGCGACGCACCCGTTCGCGGCGGGGATCTCCGCCAACGCCGCCGCCGCGTGCTCCGAGACCGGCGTGCCCCTGCTCCGGCTCGAGCGGCCGGGGTGGTCGACGGCCCCCGGTGCCGACCGGTGGCACTGGGTGTCGGGGCACGACGAGGCGGCGTCGACCGCGGCGGAGCTCGGCGATCGCCCGTTCCTGACCATCGGTCGGCAATCCCTGGGACGCTTCACCGGGCCGCTCGCCGGGCACGAGGCGCTGGTGAGGGTGGTCGACCCGCCGGACCGCGCGATCCCCGCCCGGTGGCGGCTCCTGCTGGACCGGGGTCCCTACTCGGCCGACGGCGAGCGGGGGCTGTTCACCGGGCACGCTGCGGACGTGCTGGTGACCAAGGACTCCGGCGGATCCTTCACGTGGCCGAAGATGGCGGTGGCCGCCGAACTCGGGCTGCCGGTGGTCGTGGTCAGCCGGCCGGGGGCCGCGCCGGGCGTGGAGGTCGTGGTCGACGCGGTGGCCGCCGCGGAGTGGGTCAGCGCACTGTCCTGA
- the cobO gene encoding cob(I)yrinic acid a,c-diamide adenosyltransferase, giving the protein MPQGQPAIVPDDGLSTRQRRNKPLIMVHTGPGKGKSTAAFGLAMRAWNQGWDIGVFQFVKSAKWRIGEQTVMERLARLHAEEGEGGPVEWHKMGSGWSWSRKDGTEDDHAADAAEGWAEIKRRLATERHDLYLLDEFTYPMKWGWVDVDDVVETLTSRPGRQHVVITGRDADPRLIEVADLVTEMTKVKHPMDAGQKGQRGIEW; this is encoded by the coding sequence ATGCCGCAGGGACAACCGGCCATCGTTCCCGACGACGGGCTGAGTACGCGGCAACGCCGCAACAAGCCGCTGATCATGGTCCACACCGGGCCAGGCAAGGGGAAGTCGACTGCCGCGTTCGGCCTGGCCATGCGCGCCTGGAACCAGGGCTGGGACATCGGGGTGTTCCAGTTCGTCAAGTCCGCCAAGTGGCGCATCGGCGAGCAGACGGTGATGGAGCGCCTCGCCCGCCTGCATGCCGAGGAGGGCGAGGGCGGGCCCGTCGAGTGGCACAAGATGGGCTCGGGCTGGTCGTGGTCGCGCAAGGACGGCACCGAGGACGACCACGCCGCGGACGCCGCCGAGGGGTGGGCCGAGATCAAACGCCGGCTGGCCACCGAGCGACACGACCTCTACCTGCTCGACGAGTTCACCTACCCCATGAAGTGGGGCTGGGTGGACGTCGACGACGTGGTGGAGACGTTGACCTCGCGCCCCGGTCGGCAGCACGTGGTGATCACCGGGCGCGACGCCGACCCCCGGCTGATCGAGGTCGCCGACCTGGTCACCGAGATGACCAAGGTCAAGCACCCGATGGACGCCGGCCAGAAGGGCCAGCGGGGGATCGAATGGTGA